A DNA window from Helianthus annuus cultivar XRQ/B chromosome 15, HanXRQr2.0-SUNRISE, whole genome shotgun sequence contains the following coding sequences:
- the LOC110914079 gene encoding pollen-specific leucine-rich repeat extensin-like protein 1: MTSFENTVGETKDMLKQVLEASKSQPSHQQITQELWNSVQPILAAQRELAELQHNSHMELIRVMVEARYKDTQADIRGIKESLAKPTGTSSAPIFENEDQDDAKKGEKDSMRKLDVDPKAKPKGQPKQKLESAKDTSAKSSEKSYTGKKKGIDETLNKQTDEEILAKQKRKDTAESKADVWKQEQEEKLKRENIGTSNRRKSFRNNRPPIATFPKTTASSKKNQTTTTSKPKPSPKKPPQKKQKIASSPPPSSTKPTDLDATKASADVRPSIVETQVVSTTVSQTTGPIHFDPPPSTQPPPTPQRFPSQSTFSPKPPSPLKTPPPPKYAYARKRKFVVLEEEEEK, encoded by the coding sequence CATCAGCAAATCACCCAAGAGTTGTGGAATTCTGTGCAACCAATCTTAGCAGCTCAAAGGGAATTGGCTGAACTTCAACATAACTCACACATGGAATTGATCAGAGTTATGGTTGAGGCTAGGTACAAGGATACTCAGGCAGATATAAGGGGTATCAAAGAATCCCTTGCAAAACCCACTGGCACCTCCTCTGCACCTATCTTTGAAAACGAAGACcaagatgatgccaaaaagggggagaaagattcCATGAGAAAGCTAGATGTTGACCCCAAAGCTAAACCAAAGGGTCAGCCAAAACAAAAGCTAGAGTCTGCCAAAGACACTTCTGCAAAATCTTCTGAAAAATCTTATACTggaaagaaaaagggaattgatgagaCCCTTAATAAACAGACAGATGAAGAGATTTTGGCAAAGCAGAAGAGAAAAGACACAGCAGAAAGCAAGGCAGATGTTTGGAAGCAGGAACAGGAGGAAAAGCTGAAAAGAGAAAATATTGGTACTTCTAATAGAAGAAAATCTTTTAGAAACAACAGACCACCAATTGCCACATTCCCTAAAACCACTGCTTCTTCTAAAAAGAATCAAACCACTACCACATCCAAACCCAAACCATCACCTAAAAAACCTCCTCAAAAGAAGCAGAAAATagcttcatcaccaccaccatcttccacAAAACCAACAGATCTTGACGCTACAAAAGCATCAGCAGATGTTAGGCCATCAATTGTTGAGACACAAgtggtttcaacaactgttagccAAACCACTGGTCCCATTCACTTTGATCCTCCACCATCAACACAACCACCACCAACACCCCAAAGATTCCCTTCACAATCAACCTTTTCACCTAAACCACCTTCTCCATTAAAAACTCCTCCTCCTCCAAAATATGCCTATGCAAGAAAAAGGAAATTTGTTGtacttgaagaagaagaagaaaaataa